A single genomic interval of Aureliella helgolandensis harbors:
- a CDS encoding sulfatase, translated as MRIKLNQIVSLLLCGMTGVLTANGQNAQPAEESVGRPPNVVVFLVDDLGYMDIGANNPNCFYETPNVDRLSQTGMRFTDGYAANPVCSPTRYSLMTGKYPTRVQATNFFSGVRSGTFNPAPLRGHMPLDEITLAQAVKGAGYATFFAGKWHLGEDAAYFPQNRGFDVNIGGHKAGGPYTGNKYFAPFKNPEIKVESPEGDHLPDRLARETAQFIQDNKDQPFLAYLSFYSVHTPLMGRPDLVAKYREKAKAITGTEFASEEQVFGDKPRNVRILQNHAVYGAMVEAMDQAVGKVLQQLEDAGVADNTVVIFTGDNGGLSTSEGSPTSNLPLRGGKGWVYEGGIREPWLIRYPGVTAPGSESSEPICSIDLFPTVAKIAGVEIIHEVDGVNLLPALRGKELQRPSLFWHYPHYSNQGGFPGGAIRQGDLKLVERYEDGRVHLYNLKDDIGEQHDLATDMPDRVEQMRKELHAWYKTVDAKFLTEREGRQPWLP; from the coding sequence ATGAGGATCAAGCTGAATCAGATTGTCAGCCTGTTGTTATGCGGAATGACGGGCGTGTTGACCGCGAACGGTCAAAATGCCCAGCCGGCGGAAGAGAGCGTCGGTCGTCCGCCTAATGTCGTGGTGTTTTTGGTCGATGACTTGGGCTATATGGACATTGGTGCCAATAATCCAAATTGTTTCTACGAAACGCCAAACGTCGACCGCTTATCGCAAACTGGCATGCGTTTCACCGATGGCTATGCCGCCAATCCCGTCTGTTCGCCAACGCGATATAGTTTGATGACGGGTAAGTATCCCACGCGCGTTCAGGCCACCAACTTTTTTTCAGGGGTTCGCAGCGGTACCTTCAATCCCGCCCCACTGCGTGGCCACATGCCGCTGGACGAGATCACGCTTGCTCAGGCTGTGAAAGGAGCGGGCTACGCGACCTTCTTTGCAGGCAAATGGCACTTGGGAGAAGACGCTGCCTATTTTCCTCAGAATCGCGGCTTTGATGTCAACATTGGTGGTCATAAGGCAGGCGGCCCGTACACCGGAAACAAGTATTTTGCCCCGTTCAAGAATCCGGAGATCAAAGTTGAGAGTCCTGAAGGGGATCATCTTCCCGATCGTCTGGCACGCGAAACAGCACAGTTTATCCAAGACAATAAAGACCAGCCGTTCCTGGCTTATCTCTCGTTCTATTCGGTACACACACCGCTCATGGGGCGCCCAGATCTCGTGGCAAAATACCGTGAGAAAGCCAAGGCCATCACCGGGACGGAGTTCGCTAGCGAAGAGCAAGTCTTTGGGGACAAGCCACGGAACGTCCGAATTTTGCAGAATCATGCCGTGTATGGCGCCATGGTGGAAGCCATGGATCAAGCGGTGGGCAAGGTCTTGCAACAACTGGAGGACGCAGGAGTTGCGGACAACACCGTCGTGATTTTCACTGGGGATAACGGCGGACTTTCAACCTCCGAGGGATCGCCTACCAGCAACCTACCACTACGCGGCGGAAAGGGTTGGGTGTACGAAGGGGGAATACGAGAGCCGTGGCTAATTCGCTATCCAGGCGTGACAGCCCCGGGAAGTGAATCTAGTGAACCGATCTGTTCGATTGACCTGTTTCCCACCGTTGCCAAGATTGCTGGCGTAGAGATCATCCATGAAGTCGATGGGGTCAATCTTCTGCCTGCACTCCGTGGTAAAGAACTTCAGCGTCCTTCGTTGTTCTGGCACTATCCCCACTACAGCAACCAAGGCGGATTTCCTGGCGGGGCGATTCGTCAAGGAGATCTCAAGCTGGTCGAACGCTATGAAGACGGACGCGTGCACTTGTACAATTTGAAGGACGATATCGGCGAACAGCATGACTTGGCTACAGACATGCCAGATCGCGTAGAGCAAATGCGCAAGGAGCTCCACGCTTGGTACAAGACCGTGGATGCAAAATTCTTAACCGAGCGTGAAGGCCGCCAGCCCTGGCTGCCCTAG
- a CDS encoding FAD-dependent oxidoreductase gives MCCPLKPLWLLLILCVCLSSPAGANEQEFDVVIYGGSSAGIAAAVQVRKMGGTTIVTEPSRRIGGLTTGGLGQTDIGNKAAIGGLAREFYQRIRKYYDQPKHWKWQQKHEYRSGGQTRNLAEEDAMWTFEPQAALATMQDWVKEYNVPVVYEQRLDRSGSKSSLQRGAGVQMKDGRIVAITMESGETYRGKMFLDATYEGDLLATAGVGYTVGREPNAAYQETLNGVQTQHAVYHQFVPGVDAYVVPGDPSSGLLPGVEDQPPAKDGSGDRRVQAYCFRMCLTDHPDNRVPFAKPSGYQPQLYELLLRNFEAGESGFPWINSAMPNRKTDTNNRTGFSTDFIGQNYSYPEASYAERAEIVAAHRNYQQGLMWTLANHPRVPEKIRMEVARWGTCRDEFEREDGWQEQLYIREARRMIGSMVMTQHHCQGREVATRPIALAAYTMDSHNIQRYVTETGHVLNEGDVEVGGFSPYAIDYGAVTPRREECENLLVPVCLSASHIAYGSIRMEPVFMVLGQSTATAAMHAIQSGQAVQNIDYRKLQMHLLDSKQILEWNGPKRQSPEGISVDDLPGTVLDDQAGVRQGFSSHSATIGPYVGAGYVHDGNANKGQQSIRFQFDVAQPGRYALNIAYAPHSNRATNVPLVLEQAGEKWKATVNQRKQPSDAPFGGVGEYELAKGQLTLEISNQGTDGYVVVDAVQLLPVESLSSSGESQ, from the coding sequence ATGTGCTGCCCGCTGAAACCCCTCTGGTTACTCTTGATCCTCTGCGTCTGTTTGTCCTCCCCAGCCGGGGCCAATGAGCAAGAGTTTGACGTTGTAATCTATGGCGGATCCTCCGCTGGAATTGCTGCTGCCGTCCAGGTTCGCAAGATGGGAGGTACAACCATCGTGACCGAACCGTCGCGCCGCATTGGGGGACTGACCACTGGCGGTCTCGGGCAAACCGATATCGGCAATAAGGCCGCCATTGGTGGATTGGCTCGTGAATTCTACCAACGCATTCGCAAGTACTACGACCAACCGAAACATTGGAAATGGCAGCAGAAACACGAATACCGCTCGGGTGGGCAAACACGGAATCTGGCTGAGGAAGATGCCATGTGGACGTTTGAGCCTCAGGCCGCATTGGCAACCATGCAAGATTGGGTCAAGGAGTACAATGTACCGGTCGTGTATGAACAGCGGCTCGACCGATCCGGCAGCAAGTCTTCCCTTCAACGAGGGGCTGGCGTGCAGATGAAGGACGGACGGATTGTTGCCATCACCATGGAAAGCGGCGAAACGTATCGTGGTAAGATGTTCCTGGATGCAACCTACGAAGGGGACTTGCTAGCGACGGCTGGCGTGGGGTACACGGTCGGACGCGAGCCCAATGCCGCCTATCAAGAAACGCTCAATGGCGTCCAAACACAACATGCTGTCTACCATCAGTTCGTTCCTGGCGTCGATGCTTACGTTGTACCAGGGGATCCCTCTAGCGGTCTTTTGCCAGGAGTTGAAGACCAACCGCCCGCTAAGGATGGCTCAGGCGATCGACGCGTGCAGGCCTACTGCTTTCGCATGTGCCTGACCGATCATCCCGACAATCGCGTGCCCTTCGCCAAGCCGAGCGGGTATCAGCCACAGCTTTATGAATTGCTGCTGCGAAACTTTGAAGCAGGAGAAAGCGGTTTTCCATGGATTAATTCTGCGATGCCCAATCGCAAAACGGATACCAACAATCGTACGGGGTTTTCCACCGATTTTATCGGGCAGAATTATTCCTATCCCGAAGCCAGCTACGCGGAGCGGGCGGAGATTGTCGCGGCGCATCGCAATTACCAGCAGGGGCTCATGTGGACACTGGCCAATCATCCACGAGTTCCCGAGAAAATTAGAATGGAAGTGGCTCGCTGGGGGACCTGCCGCGACGAATTTGAAAGAGAGGATGGTTGGCAGGAACAGCTCTATATTCGGGAAGCTCGTCGCATGATCGGTTCGATGGTGATGACTCAGCACCACTGCCAGGGTAGGGAAGTGGCAACTCGCCCCATCGCGTTGGCGGCCTACACGATGGACTCCCACAACATTCAGCGTTATGTGACCGAGACAGGCCATGTCTTGAATGAAGGGGATGTTGAGGTAGGAGGATTTTCACCTTACGCAATCGACTACGGTGCAGTGACTCCGCGCCGAGAGGAGTGTGAGAATCTACTGGTACCCGTCTGTTTGAGTGCGAGTCATATCGCCTATGGATCCATTCGGATGGAACCCGTGTTTATGGTCTTAGGCCAGTCGACGGCAACCGCTGCGATGCATGCCATTCAGTCCGGCCAAGCGGTGCAAAATATTGACTACCGTAAGTTGCAAATGCATCTGCTTGATTCCAAGCAGATTTTGGAGTGGAACGGTCCCAAACGCCAGTCGCCGGAGGGTATTTCAGTCGATGACTTGCCTGGTACCGTGCTCGATGACCAAGCTGGAGTCAGGCAAGGATTCAGCAGCCACAGTGCCACGATCGGACCTTACGTGGGGGCCGGCTACGTTCATGATGGGAACGCCAACAAGGGGCAACAGTCGATCCGTTTTCAGTTCGACGTGGCACAGCCTGGACGGTATGCGTTGAACATCGCCTACGCTCCACACAGCAACCGGGCAACCAACGTTCCCCTTGTCCTGGAACAGGCGGGGGAAAAGTGGAAGGCGACCGTCAACCAACGCAAGCAACCCTCGGATGCGCCCTTCGGAGGCGTGGGGGAATACGAGCTGGCCAAGGGCCAGCTAACCCTCGAGATCAGCAATCAAGGGACAGATGGCTACGTGGTTGTGGATGCAGTGCAACTGCTACCTGTAGAATCGTTGTCCAGTTCTGGAGAAAGCCAATAG
- a CDS encoding DUF1559 family PulG-like putative transporter — MLHAYYFDRQKRPGFTLIELLVVISIIGILVGLLLPAVGAAREAARRMQCSNNLKQIGLAAHNYHSAFRMLPSGYCAYATRDGRGPAQAAIDPLTWDAAPGWGWSALLLPFLEQAALSNSINFGSHITDLRSDPLLATSLAGFRCPSSSGPSDAFFAADESGEKLLRNGGNILLGRSNYVASHGQESCWGECGSASTGIVFTNIYTSQTKTVVIAGNAANVADGPFYRNSRVRLGDVTDGTSSTIFFGEHSSKLSDKTWVGVVPGAFVRPRIKSPLNGPDAAATFLLVHAGPSGGELDITGTPIIHPVNYPALHVGQMYAEHFGGGMIGFGDGAVRFVSESINLMTWAELSSMNEAEVVSGEDY, encoded by the coding sequence ATGTTGCATGCGTATTACTTTGATCGACAGAAGCGTCCTGGTTTTACCCTCATCGAGCTACTGGTGGTGATTTCCATCATCGGAATATTGGTGGGCCTGTTGCTGCCTGCCGTGGGGGCTGCGCGAGAAGCGGCTCGAAGAATGCAGTGCAGTAACAACCTTAAGCAAATCGGTCTCGCTGCCCACAACTATCATTCCGCATTTCGAATGCTTCCCTCGGGTTATTGTGCCTACGCCACGCGTGATGGTCGGGGCCCGGCCCAGGCGGCGATTGATCCGTTGACTTGGGATGCGGCACCTGGTTGGGGCTGGAGCGCCCTGCTCCTTCCCTTCCTGGAGCAAGCTGCATTGTCGAACTCAATCAATTTCGGCAGTCATATCACGGACCTTCGAAGCGATCCGTTGTTGGCGACTTCCCTTGCTGGTTTTAGATGTCCGTCCTCATCCGGCCCAAGTGATGCATTTTTCGCTGCAGATGAGTCGGGCGAAAAGCTTCTGCGAAATGGCGGCAACATCTTGCTAGGGCGTTCCAACTATGTGGCGAGTCATGGGCAAGAGTCGTGCTGGGGCGAGTGCGGTTCGGCATCTACCGGGATCGTATTTACGAACATCTATACCTCCCAAACCAAGACCGTCGTGATCGCTGGAAATGCTGCCAATGTGGCTGATGGTCCGTTCTATCGGAATTCTCGCGTCCGGTTGGGAGACGTGACCGATGGAACCAGTAGCACAATCTTCTTCGGAGAGCACTCCTCTAAGCTGAGTGATAAGACTTGGGTGGGGGTAGTGCCGGGAGCCTTTGTCCGCCCACGCATCAAGTCGCCACTCAATGGACCTGACGCTGCAGCCACCTTTTTGCTGGTCCATGCCGGGCCCTCTGGTGGCGAGCTCGATATCACTGGCACACCGATAATCCACCCTGTCAACTATCCAGCTCTCCATGTGGGGCAAATGTACGCAGAGCACTTCGGCGGAGGGATGATTGGATTTGGGGATGGGGCGGTACGCTTCGTATCGGAGAGTATCAATCTCATGACATGGGCTGAACTATCGAGCATGAATGAAGCCGAAGTCGTGTCGGGAGAGGACTACTAA
- the mntR gene encoding manganese-binding transcriptional regulator MntR has product MAKSNSRHARGLHSRIRSDHATELAEDYVEAIADILERQEACRAVDLAERFEVSHVTVNRTIGRLVRDGYVETEPYGPVLLTTKGKRVARTAAERHQVVLEFLLALGVSQEIAQVDSEGIEHHVSPETLQAMRSFIQR; this is encoded by the coding sequence TTGGCCAAATCGAACTCCCGCCACGCCCGCGGACTGCATTCGCGAATCCGTTCGGATCACGCCACCGAGCTCGCAGAAGACTACGTAGAAGCCATTGCAGACATTCTCGAACGCCAGGAAGCTTGCCGCGCCGTAGATCTGGCGGAACGCTTTGAAGTGAGCCACGTGACCGTCAATCGCACGATCGGACGACTGGTGCGCGACGGCTACGTTGAAACGGAACCCTATGGGCCCGTCCTACTCACCACCAAAGGCAAACGGGTTGCAAGGACCGCTGCCGAACGGCATCAAGTGGTGCTCGAGTTTCTGCTCGCGCTAGGCGTCAGCCAAGAAATTGCCCAAGTGGACAGTGAAGGCATTGAACATCACGTCAGCCCAGAAACGCTCCAAGCGATGCGGAGCTTTATCCAACGCTGA
- a CDS encoding SMP-30/gluconolactonase/LRE family protein, whose product MNERTPKLLSTCDVGSAEVEACAPAAIPCSGRPLLSCSMPTAAQADAWRGPAKRPVPSAWRQLTVLAIAFAGCVCSAGAAHASDVTHRFLACGQETYIMDESGNKEWSYPHSTRDGFVLADGTVLLTLSKSKKYPGGAVVRIQANGEESLLWRGTQAEVNSVHPTAEGTFVLTEAGPKPRLLELDATGKTIQEFPLACQLENHHMQTRMARKEADGTYLVPHLLDFAVFQYGEDGTVLSKIDTTVAGDAQHAIHSWPFTGIRHDDGQTLVCCTHANRVVDFDSTGKVHWQLTNEDLPGEWLQDPCGGQLLPNGNIVVTSYAGGQKDPQAPKLIEVNRDKKVVWTHSDGQKHGIHHFQILSTNGTPLEGPVLK is encoded by the coding sequence ATGAACGAACGCACCCCAAAGCTGTTGAGCACATGTGATGTTGGGTCGGCCGAGGTTGAGGCCTGCGCACCCGCTGCCATCCCCTGCTCCGGTAGACCTCTCCTTTCCTGCTCAATGCCCACAGCGGCGCAGGCGGATGCGTGGAGAGGTCCTGCGAAACGACCGGTACCCAGTGCCTGGCGACAGCTGACGGTCTTGGCAATAGCCTTTGCTGGCTGCGTATGCTCGGCGGGCGCTGCTCACGCTAGCGATGTTACGCACCGTTTTCTGGCGTGCGGTCAAGAAACGTACATCATGGATGAGAGCGGAAATAAAGAGTGGAGTTATCCTCATTCCACACGCGACGGATTCGTGCTGGCGGATGGTACCGTCTTGTTGACTCTGAGTAAGTCGAAAAAGTATCCTGGGGGAGCCGTTGTCCGTATCCAAGCCAATGGGGAGGAATCGCTTCTCTGGCGAGGCACGCAAGCGGAGGTAAACAGCGTACACCCGACCGCTGAAGGCACTTTTGTGCTGACGGAAGCTGGCCCCAAGCCGAGACTGCTGGAGCTAGATGCGACCGGTAAAACCATCCAGGAGTTTCCATTGGCCTGCCAGCTCGAAAACCATCATATGCAAACGCGCATGGCCCGTAAGGAAGCAGATGGAACCTACTTGGTACCTCACTTGCTCGATTTCGCAGTGTTTCAATATGGTGAGGATGGGACGGTGCTATCCAAAATTGATACCACTGTGGCAGGAGACGCCCAGCATGCCATACATTCATGGCCGTTTACTGGCATTCGGCATGATGACGGACAGACTCTCGTCTGCTGTACCCATGCGAACCGAGTGGTTGACTTCGATTCGACTGGCAAGGTGCACTGGCAGCTGACGAATGAAGATTTGCCTGGAGAGTGGCTGCAAGATCCGTGTGGAGGACAGCTATTGCCGAATGGTAATATCGTGGTTACAAGCTACGCGGGTGGTCAGAAAGATCCTCAAGCACCGAAGCTCATTGAAGTGAATCGAGACAAGAAGGTCGTCTGGACTCATTCCGATGGTCAAAAACATGGGATCCACCATTTTCAAATCCTTTCGACCAACGGCACACCGCTTGAAGGCCCCGTGTTGAAGTAG
- a CDS encoding PhzF family phenazine biosynthesis protein, translating to MSPSSLPIWQVDAFAERAFTGNPAAICILHKFASDQWLQCVAAEMNLAETAFVVPTEEASLYHLRWFTPSTEVDLCGHATLAAAHVLWELKRVQHSMPIRFRTKSGQLVCYSTGLGIKLDFPASPVEPLKSEAVKLELLETLRIPQAEFFQTSFDIMVCVDSPDVVRDLNPDYRQLARVETRGVMVTSTADIEGVDFISRFFAPRCGIAEDPVTGSAHCCLAPYWAERMGRTTLVGYQASPRGGIVRCEVVHDRVHLTGNAITILEGFLKCEPD from the coding sequence ATGAGTCCATCCAGTCTACCCATTTGGCAGGTTGATGCCTTCGCAGAGCGTGCCTTTACTGGCAATCCGGCAGCGATCTGTATTTTACATAAGTTTGCCTCCGACCAGTGGTTGCAATGTGTTGCTGCTGAGATGAATTTGGCGGAAACCGCGTTCGTCGTGCCAACCGAAGAGGCGAGTCTGTATCACTTGCGGTGGTTTACACCATCGACAGAAGTTGACTTGTGTGGCCATGCTACGCTCGCTGCAGCGCATGTGCTGTGGGAGCTCAAGCGAGTCCAACACAGCATGCCAATTCGCTTTCGGACCAAGAGTGGCCAGTTGGTTTGCTACAGCACCGGTTTAGGAATCAAATTGGATTTCCCGGCATCGCCCGTCGAACCCCTCAAGTCCGAAGCAGTAAAGCTGGAACTTCTAGAAACGCTGCGTATTCCGCAGGCCGAGTTTTTTCAAACTTCGTTTGACATCATGGTATGTGTCGATTCACCCGACGTGGTTCGCGACCTGAATCCGGACTACCGACAGTTGGCCAGAGTGGAAACACGAGGTGTCATGGTCACCTCTACCGCCGATATCGAAGGAGTCGATTTTATATCGCGGTTCTTTGCCCCACGGTGCGGCATTGCGGAGGACCCCGTGACAGGATCGGCTCACTGCTGTTTGGCCCCCTACTGGGCGGAGCGAATGGGACGCACAACACTTGTTGGGTACCAGGCGTCGCCACGCGGCGGAATCGTCCGCTGCGAGGTGGTGCACGATCGTGTTCACTTGACCGGCAATGCCATTACGATCCTCGAGGGATTTCTCAAGTGTGAGCCCGATTGA
- a CDS encoding amidohydrolase family protein, with the protein MHDARIVEVTPLRIVSLLPSATEILCCLGLADQLVGISHECDYPSSISGLPRVTHSLLPSNATSSQIDQAVRERWKTEPSLYALNGQLLADLKPDLIVTQTLCNVCAVPASGVQTAIRHMTPQPAVLNLEPSTLSDIFESIRQVGIASNCERRAEATLAELEERVERVTRTSCDIEMLPTVVLLEWIDPPFSAGHWNPELVARAGGEDFFKRGGQQSIAIQWEQIVAADPEVLVIACCGFDVPRTLQDLPTLQSNPQWSSLTCVQTGRVYVVDGSAYFNRPGPRIVDSLELLAHALHPTLHPRPTGLPPLHSVSPQVPVRVLPTSAPRTVAWIGGTAILPDRLLPNSTVLCRNGRITAVSEREEIPDQSLTFDVRGKYVSPGFVDIHVHGGDGADFMDGQVEAVEQVCRAHLRRGTTTIFPTTTTGTPQQILAMIAACQSVALCASNPELTTGLPNLPGVHLYGPYFAEDKVGCHSSTGRRSPTRDENQAYFDTQFVRIATCAAELPGASEFYQMARQSHCLITCGHSNSSWGEMLTAFEHGMRHVDHFWCAMSSVPSLRKRFNVPMQASMAEFVLMHEDMSTEVIADGFHLAPELLEFAYRMKGATRLCLVTDANRALGMPAGEYRFGNRESGSWLYSDGQVGWSQDRQSLASSIVGLDHMVRHMHAHTSASLPEIIRMASLTPAERAGVEQNLGSLSPGKQADLLILDSQLSVEQVYVRGQRCGPQV; encoded by the coding sequence ATGCATGATGCCCGAATTGTCGAGGTCACTCCATTGCGAATTGTTTCACTTTTACCAAGTGCCACTGAGATCCTGTGCTGCCTTGGACTGGCCGATCAGCTGGTGGGAATATCGCACGAATGCGATTACCCCAGTTCTATCTCGGGGCTCCCGCGAGTCACCCATTCCCTATTGCCTTCCAACGCCACGAGCAGCCAGATCGACCAAGCGGTACGAGAGCGATGGAAAACAGAACCTTCGCTCTACGCGCTCAATGGGCAGCTTCTCGCCGATCTAAAACCCGACTTGATCGTGACGCAAACGCTGTGCAACGTATGCGCCGTACCAGCCAGTGGGGTTCAGACTGCAATACGTCACATGACCCCACAGCCAGCTGTCTTGAATCTTGAACCCAGCACCCTGAGCGATATTTTTGAATCGATTCGCCAGGTTGGTATCGCCAGCAATTGCGAGCGGAGAGCTGAAGCAACCCTCGCTGAGTTAGAGGAGCGAGTGGAACGAGTCACGAGGACTTCGTGCGATATAGAAATGCTCCCAACCGTTGTGCTCCTCGAATGGATCGACCCGCCATTCTCGGCCGGACATTGGAATCCCGAGCTAGTGGCTCGCGCCGGTGGAGAGGATTTTTTTAAGAGGGGAGGGCAGCAATCGATTGCAATCCAGTGGGAGCAAATCGTTGCAGCGGATCCAGAGGTGTTAGTGATTGCTTGCTGCGGATTTGACGTTCCGAGGACTTTGCAAGATCTTCCGACCCTGCAATCCAATCCGCAGTGGAGTTCCCTGACTTGCGTCCAAACCGGCCGCGTCTACGTCGTCGATGGCTCAGCCTACTTTAATCGTCCAGGGCCCCGAATTGTGGATAGCCTCGAACTCCTAGCGCACGCACTGCATCCGACGCTCCACCCGCGCCCTACGGGACTCCCCCCGCTGCATTCCGTCTCCCCGCAGGTTCCCGTCAGGGTGCTCCCCACCTCGGCCCCCCGCACCGTGGCTTGGATAGGAGGCACTGCCATCCTCCCCGATCGACTCTTGCCCAACTCGACCGTGCTCTGCAGAAACGGACGAATCACAGCGGTCAGTGAGAGGGAAGAAATTCCCGACCAGTCCCTTACGTTCGATGTCCGTGGAAAATATGTCTCTCCCGGCTTTGTCGACATTCACGTGCATGGTGGGGACGGAGCTGATTTTATGGATGGCCAGGTGGAAGCCGTTGAACAAGTATGCCGTGCCCATTTACGGCGTGGGACCACCACGATCTTCCCGACCACGACCACCGGAACACCTCAACAAATCCTAGCCATGATTGCCGCTTGCCAAAGTGTCGCTCTGTGCGCGTCCAATCCGGAGCTCACCACCGGGCTGCCAAACCTACCAGGTGTGCATCTCTACGGCCCCTACTTTGCCGAGGACAAAGTAGGGTGCCACTCCTCCACCGGACGGCGCAGCCCCACTCGAGACGAAAACCAAGCGTACTTCGATACCCAATTTGTCCGCATTGCGACCTGCGCTGCGGAGCTCCCTGGTGCATCTGAGTTCTACCAAATGGCGCGCCAATCGCACTGTCTAATTACCTGCGGTCACTCCAATTCAAGCTGGGGCGAAATGCTGACGGCCTTCGAACATGGCATGCGACATGTAGATCATTTTTGGTGTGCGATGAGCAGCGTTCCCTCTTTAAGAAAACGCTTCAACGTCCCCATGCAAGCCAGTATGGCTGAGTTTGTATTGATGCACGAGGACATGAGCACCGAAGTCATCGCTGATGGGTTCCATTTGGCGCCCGAGTTGCTGGAATTTGCTTACCGCATGAAAGGCGCGACCCGTTTGTGCTTAGTAACCGATGCGAATCGCGCCTTGGGAATGCCGGCCGGTGAATATCGATTTGGAAACCGAGAGAGTGGCAGTTGGCTCTACAGTGATGGCCAGGTCGGTTGGTCGCAAGATCGTCAGAGTCTGGCGAGTTCTATCGTGGGCCTGGATCACATGGTGCGCCACATGCACGCCCACACGTCCGCGTCGCTACCGGAGATTATCCGCATGGCCAGTCTCACTCCCGCTGAGCGAGCTGGGGTAGAGCAAAATTTAGGCAGCCTATCGCCGGGGAAACAAGCCGACCTACTCATCCTGGACTCCCAGTTAAGCGTAGAGCAAGTTTACGTTCGTGGACAACGGTGCGGACCGCAAGTCTAA
- a CDS encoding sulfite exporter TauE/SafE family protein, with product MSFGSYIAGSTPMGGGTVGFPVLVLFFDLPGSLGRNFALAVQAIGMVSASIYIFAARRPVDWDILRPAIAGAILGMPLGAVWIAPYVPDLWVKLTFAVVWCSFGVLHLLKLKELIAAQGTRVRNPQPLRRIGFSIGLLGGVVAAVTGVGIDMIVYATLVLLYRSDLKVAIPTSVVIMAFTSLLGISTNYLLATAFPAHFSIAPEVFANWLAAAPVVALGAPIGSIVVNLISRAPTLILVSILCIGQFLWTLIDEQVSGLTLLVALGGVLIVNAVFQLLYRVGSDHPSPVDAVEPTSCAIGHQSS from the coding sequence ATGAGCTTTGGATCGTATATCGCAGGTTCGACCCCCATGGGCGGTGGTACCGTGGGCTTTCCCGTGCTCGTCCTGTTTTTCGACCTTCCAGGTTCACTGGGTAGAAATTTCGCGTTAGCGGTCCAAGCGATCGGAATGGTGTCTGCAAGCATCTATATTTTCGCGGCGCGGCGTCCCGTTGATTGGGACATTTTGCGCCCAGCCATTGCGGGAGCAATCCTAGGAATGCCGCTGGGGGCTGTCTGGATCGCCCCCTACGTTCCGGACCTATGGGTCAAGCTCACGTTCGCTGTCGTGTGGTGCAGCTTCGGAGTGCTCCACCTACTCAAACTCAAAGAACTGATTGCAGCGCAGGGCACCCGCGTTCGCAACCCGCAACCCCTGAGACGCATTGGATTCTCAATTGGTCTGCTCGGTGGGGTGGTTGCCGCAGTCACCGGAGTGGGAATCGATATGATTGTCTACGCCACGCTCGTGCTGCTATACCGCTCGGACTTAAAAGTAGCCATCCCAACCTCCGTGGTGATTATGGCCTTCACTTCCCTGCTGGGCATCAGCACGAATTACTTACTAGCCACCGCATTCCCAGCGCATTTTAGCATTGCCCCCGAAGTATTCGCTAACTGGTTGGCAGCTGCTCCCGTGGTCGCCCTGGGTGCCCCGATCGGTTCGATTGTGGTCAACCTGATCTCGCGTGCACCCACGCTGATCTTGGTCTCGATACTCTGCATTGGACAATTCCTATGGACGCTAATCGACGAACAGGTGTCCGGGCTAACACTTTTGGTAGCACTCGGCGGAGTCCTGATTGTCAACGCAGTATTCCAGCTGCTCTACCGAGTGGGGAGTGACCACCCCAGCCCGGTCGATGCGGTTGAGCCGACCAGCTGTGCCATTGGGCACCAATCATCGTAG